Part of the Flavobacterium sp. KS-LB2 genome is shown below.
CACCAACAATCAATCTTTTTAAGTACAACTCATTTGCAATACGCATGTACAATGGCATGTCAAGCGAGTTGTGGTGCGTGATAAAAGGACGCGCTGCAGCACCACCGGGAATCGGTTGCAAAACAGGCGTTTCTACCTCAAGATACCCTTTGTCATTAAAAAAAGAACGCATCGCATTAAACAATTTAGTTCTTTTGATAAACGTTTCTTTTACATGGTCGTTTACCGTTAAATCTACGTAACGACGACGGTATCTTTGTTCCGGATCAGCAAAAGCATCGTGTGTTTTTCCGTCAGCATCCGTTTTTACTACAGGTAGCGGCTTCAAAGCTTTCGCTAAAACCGTCAAACCATAAACATGTACCGAAATTTCACCCACTTGAGTTTTAAAAACCGTTCCGCGAACCCCAATAAAATCGCCAATATCCAATAGTTTTTTGAAAACCACATTGTACATTGTTTTCTCCTCATCCGTCGAAATATCATCTCTCGAAACATACACCTGGATACGTCCTTCAGCATCTTTCAATTCTGCAAATGACGCCTTTCCCATGATACGTTTACCCATCAAACGTCCTGCTAAAACAACTTCTTTTCCTTCGTACTTCTCGAAATCAGCTAGGATTTCGCTGGAATAAGCGGTTGTGATAAATTCGGCTGCTGGATAAGGCTCAATACCTAAATTGCGTAATTCTGTAAGTGCTTCTCTGCGTAATATTTCTTGTTCGGATAATGCCATTTTATGCTGATTTTAAGAGCGCAAAGATACTATATAAGTTTTAAAATGTAAAGTTTAAAATTCAAGGTTTTTTGAAGCAGAATATTTTGTTTTTTCAATACGATTTGTCCCGCTATTCACTCTATCTTTTTTTCTTGTTTGAAAAAAAACAAGAAAAAAAGGATGCCGCTGCTATCGGGGCTATGCTACCACTTTTATTTTCGAAAAACATGAAAAATAGTACAAATCATGTATATTTGAAATCAAATCATTTTGCAAACATCCCAATGAAAAAATATATTGCGTTATTTTTATTAGTATTTTTAAATAGTTGCCAAGTTACAGAAACCATATATTTAAACGAAGATGGAACTGGAAAAATTGAAATAAATGAATTGCGGGATGAACATAGTTATATGCAATTGATGGGTGAAAACTACTCCAAAGAAGATGTTTTTAGAGATACTACTTATGTTTTTCAGGATTTTATAACGAAACATTCCGAAACCTTTTCTAGATTACCAGCATTTGAAAAAGCTATTTTTCAAAAATTTGGTACGGTAAAAGTACATATCAAGAAAAGCTCGTTTGAAAAAGAATTTCGAACAACAATCACGCAAAATTTCACTAAAATAGAGCAAGTAGCTGATCTATATAAAACGGAAGAATATGCTGATGACATCGAAAATAATTATGCATTGGTTGCCGAAGAACATTATTATAGTGTGAACTATGCTTTTGACGGAAGTGTTTTTAAAAGGATAGTGAAAATTACTGATCCGATTGAATTAAAGAAACAGCAGGATAAGATTGAAGGGTACAAAACGCAAGTTTCTAAATTTAAAATCACGCAACCTTATGTTCTAAAATATCATTTTCCCAGAAAAATAAAATCGGTGTCCAATTCGAATGCAAAAATCAGTGAAGATAGAAAATCATTGGAATTACAATTTCTAATAGCAGATTGTTTGGTAAATCCTGAGAGTACGAATCTGGAAGTTGTTTTAGAGTAACTTAATTGGAAATTTTTCTTGGCTGTAACTTCTCTTAAAAACTTTGTACCTTTGCAATTCAAAAATAAGTGGACGAAATAGGATTGCTTCGTTCCTCGCAATGAAAAATGAATAAAACCATCCAACTTCAAGATTTAGGAACTAAAGATTATAAAGCAACTTGGGAATACCAGGAAGAATTGTTCAAAGGAATCGTTGATCTGAAAATTCGAAATCGCAGAGAAGAACTCGAATTAGAGACGCCTAATTATTTTCTTTTTGTGGAACATCCACACGTTTATACTTTGGGGAAAAGTGGTGATTTAAGTAATTTGCTTTTATCTGAAAAACAATTGGAAGCCAAAGGAGCAACTTTTTATAAAATCAATCGTGGTGGCGATATTACCTATCACGGGCCTGGGCAAATAGTAGGATATCCAATTATAGACTTAGAAAATTTCTTTACTGATATCCATAAATACTTGCGTTTTCTGGAAGAAGCTATTATTCTTACGCTGCAAGAATATGGAATTGTTTGTGGTAGAAGCGAAGGTGAAACGGGAGTTTGGTTAGGTGCAGGAACTCCATTTGCAAGAAAAATTTGTGCTATGGGTGTTCGCGCTTCCCGTTGGGTAACCATGCATGGATTTGCACTAAATGTAAATGCTGATTTGGGTTATTTTGATAATATCATTCCGTGTGGTATTCGCGGTAAAGCGGTAACTTCATTAAACGTAGAACTTGGCGTAGAAAAAGTCAATGAAGAAGAAGTCAAAGAAAAAATCCTGAAACATTTCTCCATTCTTTTTGAAGCGACTTTTGAGAAATCTGCAATCAAAAATCATTAATCTGCAATCAAAAATCAAAAGTATACTGTTCCGGTAATAAACGAAATGTCATTCGGTGGTATTTTGTTACTCCGTAGATTCGTATTGCTTCTCGATGTTCTTTGGTAGGATATCCTTTATTTTGTTTCCAATTGTACATTGGGAATTCCTCATGAATACGATTCATATATTCATCCCGATATGTTTTTGCTAATATGGAAGCGGCCGCAATACTCAAGTATTTTGAATCTCCTCTAATAATACTGGTATTTGGGATTGAATTTAGGAACTCAATTTCAGCATCGGTAAAAATCTTTCCTCCGCGATTTTTAATTCCTCCTTTTGGAATCAATGGACTATTTCCGTCTACAATGATGGATTCAGGTCTTGGGTCCAGTTTTAAAATACTTTCCTGCATTGCTTTTATGGAGGCATTCAAAATGTTTATTTCGTCAATTATCAAAGGTTCAAGATGTGTTACTGCAAATGAAACACATTGCTCCTCTATAATAGGTCTCATTTTTTCTCTGGCTTTTTCCGACAATTGTTTGCTGTCATTTAATGTATGGTTTTGAAAATCAGCGGGTAATATTACCGCTGCAGCAGTAACAGGTCCTGCAAGGCAACCCCGGCCTGCTTCGTCAGTTCCAGTTTCTAAATTTGGTGTTAAGAAAAATGAATATAGCATAAAAAATGATTTTAGCAAAAATATAGTTTTATGCTTAATTATTCGCAAAAAAACAGTATATAAGCATAAAATATCGATATTATGTGCTCTTTTAGTTTTAAAATTATAATAAAAATAAAATATGTTAATTTTTGTAAATAGTTGGTATTTTAAGAATTTATTATGATTTTTGTGAAATAACTAATTCAAAATAAATTTAATATGAGATCAAAATTCAAATGGATTTTTTCGTTGCTATTGGCATTGTCAATGCAATTTGCTTTTGCACAAGAAAAAACTGTTACTGGTGTGGTTGCAGATGCTACTGGACCTATTCCAGGAGCAAATGTTGTTGTTAAAGGTACAAATAGAAGTGCGCAAACTGATTTCGATGGAAAGTATTCCATTAAAGCTAATTCAGGAGAGGTATTAGTGTTCTCATTTGTTGGTATGAAAGATGTGACAGTAAATGTTGGTACTTCTTCTACAGTTAACATTAAAATGGAGCAAGCTGACAATACACTAGAAGAAGTTGTGGTTGTAGGTTATGGGACTCAAAAGAAAAAGAATCTTACAGGTTCTATTTCGCAAATTAAAGGAGAGGCAATAGCTAGTTTAGCTACTCCTAGTTTTGAATCTCAATTGGCAGGTAGAGCTGCTGGAGTTCAGGTTACATCTAATTCAGGTGTTTTGGGGCAAGCGCCTAGAATTAGAATTAGAGGAATTGGTTCAATTTCTTCTGGAAGTTATCCTTTGGTAGTGGTAGATGGTGTGCCAATTTTCACTGGAGATGTTGGGGGATATGCAAATACTAATGCTTTAGGAGATATTAACCCAGCAGATATTGAGTCTACAGAGATTTTAAAAGATGGTTCGGCAACGGCTATTTATGGATCAAGAGCTTCTAATGGTGTTATTTTAATTACAACCAAAAAAGGGAAAGGTGGTAAGTTTAGAGTGAACTATAATACGTACACTGGAGTTGCTACGCCAATTGATTTTTTAGATTTGTTAGGTACTAAGGATTTTATTACAATCCAGAATGAAAAAAGATCAAATAGAGCTGCTTCACCATGGGCTGCAGGAACAGCATTTAATACAGATTGGCAAAAAGCGGTACTTCGTTCTAATGCTTTTCAAACAGATCATAATTTATCTCTTTCTGGTTCTACTGACAAGACAAATTACTATTTTTCTGTTGGATACAATGAACAAGAAGGTATTGCAAAAGCAAATAACCAAACTAGATATAATGTAAGAGCTAATGTCGATCAAAAAGTTAAAAGTTGGTTAAATATTGGTGTGAATGCTGCTTTGTCAAGAACGCAGAATAATGGTTTGAATACAGGAGCTAACTCATTATCAGGTTTAATGTTTAATGCAATGCGTCAATTGCCAAATACACCTGTATATGACGCTACGAACCCAACGGGTTACAATATAGCAGGAGCAAGTGTAGGTCAAGGAGAAAACTTATCTGTAATAGGTAACAATTTACCAAATATTGTTTATGTATTGGATAATAATATTTACAGATCAAAAATTGATAGATCTTTAGTTAGTCTGTTTGCAGATTTTAAAATTTTACCTAGTTTGAATTTTAAAACTCAAGGAAGTGTTGATGCTATTGGCACAGAAGGGTTTCAGTATTTAAATCCAATTAATGGAGATGGTGCTGGAGTAGCTGGATTAGTTAGAAATAATTTTACAAATTTAACACGTTGGAATGTTCAAAATATTTTGTCATACAATAAGACTTTTGGAGATGTTCATAATATCGGAGCTACTGCAATTTACGAAGCACAAAAACAAAAAGTAAATTCTTTCTTTGGTGGAGGTAATGGTTTATCTGATACTTTCTTTAATCAAGGTTTGATATCAGGATCATACGCAACACAAGTATCTGGAGGATCAATATCTGAAAACGGAATTATTTCATATGCAGGTAGATTGACATATAATTATAAAGAAAAATATTTCCTTCAAGGATCTTTACGTAAGGATGGTCTTTCGTCATTGCCCTCTGCTAATAAGTGGGGAACTTTCCCAGGAGTTTCTGCAGGATGGAGCGTAAGCAAAGAATCTTTTATGACACCTTTAGAAAATGTTGTTTCTGAATTTAAGTTAAGAGCTTCTTATGCAGAAGTTGGTAATACTGATATTGGTAATTATCCTTATTTAGGCTTGTATAATAATTCAAAATATGCTGAATATAATGGTATTGCCTATTCTCAGGCGGGTAATAATCAATTAAAATGGGAGACTTCGGAGAAGTTGGACTATGGTGTAGATTTAGCTTTTTTAAATAATCGTTTGAAATTTACTTATGATTATTTTATCAATAACCAAGACGGTTTGATTTTAGCTGTGCCTCAGCCTTTGTCTTTAGGAGTTCCTGGAAACTCAATATCACAAAATATTGGTTCTTTGAAAAACTCTGGACATGAAATATCAGTTGAAGCTTCTCCTTTTAGAAGTGAAAATTTTGAATGGACATTGTCAGCTAATTTATCTTTAGTAAAAAGTAAAGTAAATACTTTAGTGAATGGTCAAGATATTAATTATGTTGATGCAGATAATTTTAATACTGGAAACAATATATTAAGAGAAGGTGAGTCACCTTATGCTTTGTATGGTTTTAAATATTGGGGAGTAAATCCTGCTAATGGTAATCCAGTTTATTATAAAGCTGATGGTTCATTAGTTCAGGGAAATATCGATACTCAAGCATATAGAGTTTTTGATCCAAACAATCCTTCAGATATTTCGGTAGCTTCTTCTTTGAGTACATCTGATAAAAGTATTTTAGGAAGTGTACTTCCTACTTATTTTGGAGCGTTCAATTCTAACATGAGATATAAAGATTTTGATTTAGGTTTCATGTTCCGTTTTAGTGGTGGTAATAAAATTCACAATTCAACTAGACGTGATGCATTAACAATGAACTTCAATAACAATGGAACTGAAATATTAGGAAGATGGCAAAGTGCTGCTAATCCTGGTGATGGATGGACTCCAAGATTGAGAGATGATAGAGAAACTTTTATCAATTTAAATCAAGCATCTACTCGTTTTGTTGAAGATGGTGATTATATCAAATTAGATAATGTAACTTTAGGTTATAATTTGCCAAAACCAGTTTTAGAAAAAATTGGAGTTGATAAATTTAGACTTTTTGTACAAGGTCAAAACTTATTAATTATTACAGACTATAAAGGTTTAGATCCAGAGATGGAAATTACAGGTATTGATTTAAATGGTACTCCAAGATCTCGAGTATTCACTATTGGTCTGAATGTAGGTTTCTAATTTAAAAATGAAAAAAATGAAAAATAAAAATAAATTTTTATCCTTATGGAGTGCTAAAATAGCAGTTCCATTAATGGTGGTTTCACTCTTGTTAGTCTCTTGTAGTGAAGAAAATACGATCGAATTAGATCCTTTCAATAGTATCTCAGAAAATGTTGCTTTTGAAACTCCAGCTTTAATTGATCTTTCGGTTACAGGGATGTATAATGGTGCTCAATTGGGTAACTTTAATGGTGCTGGAGCGAGAGGATATGTATTTGGAGCGGCTTACATTCAACAAGGTGACAATAGAGGCGAGGATGTTGTTAATTTAGCTGCATTTTACCAATTAACTTATACAGGTACTTATGATCCTACAACAGCAAATAATGTGTACTATTGGGCAGATGCTTATCGGTTAATTAATAGAACCAATATTGTAATTGAAGGTGTTGAAAAAGCAGCTGCAAGTGGAATTATTACTCGAGAAATTGCAAATGATTATATAGGTCAAGCAAAATTTTTCAGAGCGATTGCGCATAATGAATTGTTGATTTTTTATGCAAGACCTTTTCAAGATAATAACGGCGCTAGTTTAGGGGTTCCTTACAGAGAGATTCCTTATAATACTCCTGCAAATATTGCACTTGGTTTAGCTCAAGGTAGAAACACTGTGGCTGAGTGTTACACTAAAATTCTTAAAGATTTAAGTGATGCAGAAACACTACTTTTTTCAAAAAATGCACGAGTTGGTGCTGCTAAAATTGAAAGAATTACTAAAGAAGCAGCAATAGCATACAAAACGAGAGTTTATTTGCACATGCGTGATTGGAATAATGTAATTACTGAAGGATTAAAGTTAAACGGTTTGTATTCTATGACTGCAAATCCAGACACTCCTTTTGCGAGTAATAGTTCTAATACAGAATCTATTTTCTCTATTGCAAATGGAGCTACTAATAATCCAGGTGCTAACGGTGCTCTAGCGAATATGTATCACCCACCAATTCCAGCAGCCTCTAATGGTCGTGGATTAGTTGCTATTAGCCCAATTATTTGGAGAGATCCGAGTTGGTTGATTGATGATAAAAGAAGAACTGAGGGGACTATGGTTATAACTGGTATTGGAAGTTATTATCCAAATTCTAAATTCACTAAAAAATATAAAGATGGTGTGAATAAAACAGATGCTGCACCTATTATCAGATATGCTGAAGTAGCATTGAATATGGCTGAGGCTTATGCTAGAAATAATGATGTTGTTAATGGTTTGGCAAGATTAAACTCTGTTAGAAATAGATCTTTAGCTGATCCAGCAACTCAGGCATTTACAGCAACTACTTTTTCGTCAAATATTCAATTATTAGGTGCTATTTTGAAAGAAAGAAGAATAGAGTTTCTTATGGAAGGTCGTCGTTGGGCTGATATTCATAGATTGCAAAATGATGCTAATTTTCCAATAGCTGGTGTTCCTGCAAAAGCTGCAAATGGAGGTTTTGCTAGTGCTTCAACGGCTTTAACTGCATACGCATTAGGCACTCCTTACACAGGCGCTTTAGGTGTTAATGCAATTCCTTATGACAACTTTAAGTTTTTGTGGCCTATACCGCAATTGGAATTGGATTCTAATCCAACATTGAGAGATCAGCAAAATCCAGGTTACTAAATATGTTAATAATTCATTATTAATATTAATAGGGTAAGCATTTATATCATTTGTTAGCCTTATTAAAAAGTATCCTGAGTTATTATTATTATTATAAACAGCTATAAGAATTTATTCTTGTAGCTGTTTTTTATTATAGAATAAAAAAATAAAAAATAATTGATATTTTAATATTGTAATTTGAAACCTATAGAAGTTGTTTTCTTTCGTTTCCTTAATTAAATGGTTTCTAAATAAGAAGTTTATTAAATTAATGACAGTATCTAGTATTTTTTTTTAACATAAAGAAGTTATTTTTTATTTTAAATTAGCACACAAGAAAATCCATTTAAATTCAAATCATGAAAAAAAATACTTTTAGAATATTAATGTTGTTTGTGCTGTTTTTTTCTATTTTTTCCTATTCACAAAATGACAAGGAAAAAAATGTTATTTTAAATCAAACTAATGTTTCAAACCTTAAGAAATTGAAAATAGAATTAGGTAAGAGTCGAATAAAAAAATATGAAAAAGCGGTAACAGTTGCAAAACAAAATGGTTGGCCAATTAAATTTACTAGTGCTGATGGAAATTTTGCAGAAATAAAAGAGGTTACTGATGAGGGATTTCCATTGTATCGTGTAACTAGAAATGAAGGGTCAGCATTTACCTCTAGGGTAAATAAATTACGCACTAATGGTGGATTAGGCTTGAGTTTAACTGGTAATGGATTGTTTGTTGGGGTATGGGATCAAGACAATGCAACTATCACACATGAGGATTTTGGAGGTAGAGCTTTTGTTTTTGATAATAATACGAGTCCAACTTCTTTTCATTCAAGTCATGTTACCGGAACGATGATTAGTTCTGGTGCAAACTCAACCGATGGGCTAGGCCGAGGTATTGCGTATGAGGCGTTTGCTTATGTTAGTAATTGGACTCGGGATTTGGAAGAGATGACGGAATTAGCTACAAATAATGGTTTGTTGCTGTCTAATCATTCTTATGGACTTCTAGCAACTAGTGCAAGTTTTCCAGAATACATTTTTGGTGCTTACAGGAATGATTCAAGGGATTTAGATCAAATAGCTTTTGATGCGCCGTATTATCAGCCTGTTATTGCAGCTGGGAATGATAGGAATAAAGTTCCTAATATTAATGCTGCAAAAGATGGATATGATTTATTGACGGATTTTAGTACTGCAAAAAATGCTATTGTTGTTGCTGCTGTAGAAGGTTTGGGGGTTAATGGGTATGTTAATTCAAGTAGTGTTGTTATGTCTAATTTTAGTAGTTGGGGTCCAACAGATGATAATCGTATAAAACCAGATATTTCTACAAAAGGAGTCAATGTATTTTCAACAACTAATGCAGCAAGTAATAAAGGCTATGGAACGATTTCAGGGACTTCAATGGCTGCCCCCGGTGTGACTGGTACCTTATTGTTGCTTCAAGAGCATTTTAGAAATATTACTAGTGGGTTCATGCGATCTGCTACATTGAGAGGTTTGATGATTCATAGTGCAGATGAAGCAGGAGATGCTGATGGGCCAGATCCAAGATTTGGTTGGGGTTTGATAAACGCTGAAAAAGCAGCGTTATTGATTTCTAATGCATATCAAGCAAACAATAAAGTTTTGATTCAGGAATTTGATTCAAGAACAACACCTTTGATGCAAGGGACTTCTTTTACTAAAACAATAAAGGCAAAGGGTACAGAGCCATTGGTAGCTACTATTTCTTGGACTGATCGTGCCGGGTTGACTAATACAAGTACTGTTGATTTAACAACTCCGGTCTTGATTAATGATTTGGATATAAGAATTACAAAAAATACAGAAGTTTTTTTTCCATGGCGTCTAAATGATATCAAAAGTCAGCCAGCTATTAGAGCGGATAATACTGTTGATAATATTGAGAAAATTGAAATTAATAATCCTGTTAATGATTTCTATACCATAACAGTTAGTCATAAGGGAAATCTAGTAGGTAATAGCCAGGATTTTTCGTTAATAGTTTCGGGTATAGATGAGAGTAACTTAGCAACTAATGAATCTGATTTTAAAGCATTAAATGTATGGCCTAATCCAATGAATGATTTTGTTAATATATCGGTTCTATCAGATCTTTCTGATGAAATGTATTTAGAGGTTTATGATATTTTAGGAATTAGACAACTTTCTAAAAGAATAGATTATTCAAATGCCGGTTTTGTTAATTCAATACAAGTGAATTCTCTTAAAAAAGGGCTTTATATTTTTAAAATTATGCAAGGAAAAAAGCAATCTATTTGGAAAATATTAAAAAATTAAACTAAATATTGTTAAAATTTTTCTTTTAATATTTTTTTTATTTAAAAAAATCAGAATAAGCAATAAACAAGTTAAAACTTATGTTTTTGATGAAAATGTATCATAATTTTAAAATTTTTCAATATTAACTATTAAATGTTTGTTAATTAATAATTAATTAATAGTTTTGTTTTTTAACTAACTCAAAAAAAATATTTATGAAATCAAAGTTTACTTGGATTCTTACGTTATGTTTAGCGTTTTTTATTCAGTTTTCCTTTGCGCAAGAGAAAACTGTTTCGGGTGTTGTTACTTCCAAATCCGATCAAATGACTATGCCAGGGGTAAATGTTGTTGTACAAGGTACAAGTCGTGGAGTACAAACCGATTTTAATGGTGCATTTTCTATTAAAGCTTCCGTTGGAGAAAGATTAGTAATTTCTATTGTTGGGTCAAAACCTGTTACTGTTGTGGTAGGTGCTCAAAATAGAATTAACGTTCAGCTTGAAGATGATACTACTGTATTAGAAAATGTTATTGTTGAAGGTTACAATGTAACAAAAACAAAAGCAAAGTCTAACGTTGCCTCAGTAACTGTTAGTTCTAAAACTATTGAGGGGCGACCTAACGCTTCTTTTATTCAAACCTTACAGGCGCAAGTTTCTGGTTTGAATATTACATCAGGAACAGGGCAGCCAGGGGGGAATAGCCAAATTATTATCAGAGGTACAGGTTCTATCAATGGTAAAGTTGAGCCATTATTCGTTATTGATGGAATTCCTTTGAACTCTGATAACTTTAGAAGTATCAATCCAGACGATATCGAATCAGTTTCGGTTCTTAAAGATGCTGGTGCAACTTCTATCTACGGTAATAGAGGTGCTAATGGTGTAATTATTGTTAAAACTAAAAAAGGTAGTTTTGATTCGGCATTGAACGTTAAGTATTCCTCTACTACAGGTTTTTCAACTTTGCAGAAAACAAAATATAACTTGATGAACTCTCAAGAATTGCTTACAACTGAAAGAGCATTTGGTAGAGGTAGAGGTTTTACGAATGGTCCTAATGGTGGTCCAATGACAGATGCTCAAATTGCAGCAGCAGTAAATACAGACTGGAATGACTACTTTTTTAGAACTGGTGTTACTCAAAATCAAGTTTTGAGCTTGTCTGCTGGTGGAAAAAATATGAGCTCGTTTACTTCTCTTGGATATTTTGATCAACAAGGTATCTTGAAAGGATCTGATTTGAAAAGATTTAGTTTTAGAAGTAATGTAAGTGGTAAATCAAATAATGATAAATTAACATATTCAACTACTACATCTATCAACTTTTCTAGAAGAAACGAAGCTAACGCTATTGGTACAGGAGGTGTAAATCAGAATTATGTTCTTGGTGCTAATAATAGTGCTCCTTATATATCACCAGATGATTATAGTACTAGCCAACAGCTTTTATTAGATTACCAAACACAAGGTGGAACTTTATTATTAACTCCATTATTTCTTGTTGATAAGCTAAAAACTTTTGAAAATAGAATTGATGAGTTAAAAGGTTTGATTAACCTTGAAGGTGGATATAAAATTACCAAAGATTTAAGTCTTGGTACATCCATAGCTTTAGATTATACTCAACAAAATTTGTATACATGGCAAAGTCCTACGGCTTTTAATTCACTACTTTTTGCTGGTGCTGCAACTGCACCTGAATTTGAAGACCAGTTATTTGAAAGAGACGTGGCTATCACCTCAAACACACGTTTGAATTATAATCGTACTTTTAATGAAAAGCACACTATAAATGCTGGGGCGTATCTAGAGTACATAAAATCTCACAGAAATGGTTTTAATTTTAGACAAAGAGGTTTAAATCCTAAAACTACTTCTCCAGGAGCTGGTACTGGTTATATTTTAGATGGTCCTACTAACGATAGATTTGTACCTACAGTAGGTGCTTTTAAACAAGAAACAGGTTTGTTCTCTTATTTTG
Proteins encoded:
- a CDS encoding SusC/RagA family TonB-linked outer membrane protein, giving the protein MKSKFTWILTLCLAFFIQFSFAQEKTVSGVVTSKSDQMTMPGVNVVVQGTSRGVQTDFNGAFSIKASVGERLVISIVGSKPVTVVVGAQNRINVQLEDDTTVLENVIVEGYNVTKTKAKSNVASVTVSSKTIEGRPNASFIQTLQAQVSGLNITSGTGQPGGNSQIIIRGTGSINGKVEPLFVIDGIPLNSDNFRSINPDDIESVSVLKDAGATSIYGNRGANGVIIVKTKKGSFDSALNVKYSSTTGFSTLQKTKYNLMNSQELLTTERAFGRGRGFTNGPNGGPMTDAQIAAAVNTDWNDYFFRTGVTQNQVLSLSAGGKNMSSFTSLGYFDQQGILKGSDLKRFSFRSNVSGKSNNDKLTYSTTTSINFSRRNEANAIGTGGVNQNYVLGANNSAPYISPDDYSTSQQLLLDYQTQGGTLLLTPLFLVDKLKTFENRIDELKGLINLEGGYKITKDLSLGTSIALDYTQQNLYTWQSPTAFNSLLFAGAATAPEFEDQLFERDVAITSNTRLNYNRTFNEKHTINAGAYLEYIKSHRNGFNFRQRGLNPKTTSPGAGTGYILDGPTNDRFVPTVGAFKQETGLFSYFGTADYDYDSKYGFGATVRRDASSRFAGDNRWGTFYSFSGRWNIDKEAFMQGSVINALKLRGSYGTSGNQDVLNGTYLALNNTRELYTTAVGYNGTQSFVLSQLAVPDLRWEKTAQANIGVDFEVFNSRLSGSFDVYQKRTTDLFIPVPLSAINATGSVNSNFGSLKNEGVEATLNYDLIKSNTGFNLTLNFNGSYNKNTILDIAGTTGLIDNGTTVIQEGQIIDEFFLTKYQGVNPANGNLLFLNAAGEITENPNPTVDRVLTGKSRVPLYQGGFGFDSTYKGFFLTTNFSYAAEVYRIDFDLQGLQNPTNNVGVFNVSADLLNAWTPDNRVTDIPSLRAANYAAQNNSDRYLIDASYVRLRFASFGYDVPKKLLEKTPFKTVKAFIQGENLVTFSKWRGWDAESPRTADQYQYPTPKIVSVGLQLEF